The Vidua chalybeata isolate OUT-0048 chromosome 17, bVidCha1 merged haplotype, whole genome shotgun sequence genome contains the following window.
AGTTTGGGCCAACTGGATAATGGATTCAACAGCAGGGGCTGATTTATAATAGGagaagagcttttttatttcttctccctttctgaaTATGAACAGTGAGGGGAAGGACTGCAGAGGTGAGGGGTCAGCTAAGCAAAAGGTACCCACTAGGGGAGGTATTTCTGTTCTGTAGGGGATGGGCTAAACACAAATACAGATTTAATGAAGATTGCTGCTGTCCAAATAGTGTCTTGCTAACCTCTTTTTCCTAATTGCCTGACCATGTGTTTATTCAGACTGGGTAGATCTCATGTGGTTGTAAATATCTAAGTTAGAGGCAGATAAACAAGTAAACTTCTGAAATAAGAGTAAGATGTGAGGGAGTCAGTAAGAATGCAGTGTTTGTCTgaccctctctctctctcattcaAGTTGCAGGAGTTATTACGGCCGACTTCCTCTCGGGACTGTTCCACTGGGGAGCAGATACCTGGGGATCTGTGGAGCTCCCCATCGTTGGAAAGGTCTGACATCGTTATTCTTCAGCTCGAGAAAGCCCTGCAGTGCCTTTCTGCAGCAgggccagtgctcccagctgggctgggctctgtgccACACCCAGGCCAGGGAGGGGCCCGGGCGCTGCCGGGCAGGGCCGTGGTGCACCTGGCCGGGGCCAGCTGGCACTGCTCCATTCTGTCACCTGCCCTGAGGCTGGCagtgtggcagtgccaggttTGCAGACCTCTCAGTGCACAGTGAGCTCTGGCTGGGCACTGTGCATGTTCAGAAGGTCAGGAGCACAGATTTGGAGAGCTGTCCCCGCCTCTGAACTCCTAAAATTTTGTCAAACATGAGGCTGCTCCAGGAAGAATCTTCCCAGTTCCCTCTTCTGTGGGCCCCTGTTGTAACACAGTAACACTAGAATGGTGGTGACTGAAGGTTTAATTTGATATGTATTATACACCTGCAGCTACAAATCCCAGTAGCTTAGTGGAAGGTGCACTGGCTTCTGTAGTAAGCAACAATctgttttcttaattaaatttcTTAACAGCTACCATTAATTACTCCTCACAGTGCAATATTAGAAGgatcattattaaaaaaaaaaaaaaagtgggctATTCCTTGTTATTATCCAGAGTTATACAAACTACAACAGCTGAATTAAAACTGTTGAGTTTGGCTTCTTTGTTCACCTTCAATAGACTTAGTAGTCTTAAACCCCTGTCTCTCTGGACCACAgtttaaataacttttaaaaacccTACTGCTAGAGACTCTGCACTAAATAACCACGAGCTGAGGCTGCTCAGCACACCTCTGCACAGGCTGGACATGCTGGAAGTGTTAAAGGCAAATCAGTAACTGTGTCCCACACAGTAAAACAATTGCTCTGTGTGTTCAGATGTGATTTCTGCTCCTAGAGGTGACTTCTGTATGGTGTGTTTGTCTTCCACTGCTTTGTCCAGTCACTTAATTTGCATTTAGTCTGTTAGTGCTGGCATCTGTAGCCCATAAATATGGTCGGCTGAATcctatttttttagttttttttttttttcccttggttgATTCTGCTTAGCAAGTGAATTTCACAGGCTTATTTTGCCTGGGAAATTAGGGTGCTGAtgctttgtttttaagattACATACTAAAGGTCCTAAGTGAAattttagaagaagaaaactgaaaagcaaagaaaacctgGATTTGTGTGGGGGAACTGAATTGCTTTgcaaatgtaaattaaattttatgaaGTGTCATGGCAAAAGTTTGAATCCCGTTTACATGCTTTGTCCTATGAATTCTCTTCAACTCAATCATCAGATTTGAGTGTATGAGAGGGTTtgttggggttatttttttgtaatatttttcttgtccAAGACCATTATTGAGTGTGCTGTTGTGTTTATCCAATTGTTTTCCCAGGCTTTCATCAGACCCTTTAGGGAACACCATATTGACCCCACAGCAATCACCAGACATGATTTCATAGAGACCAATGGAGACAACTGCTTCATGACACTGGTCCCCTTGGCAAACATGGCTtacaaatttgtttctttttccccaggtAAGCTGTTACTTCTGACTGCTGTGGATTTAGTGGTCTTGTTGCTATTGAATGAACATTTGTCCGTGTGAAGTTTGGAGGAATCCGTGGATGTGATATGACAAGAAATAGCTGTTGGAAGCATggtgctcccagcaggagggagggaaacttttctttcctttgaggTGTGGCAAAAGGTGGCACAGTGAGGTTCTCTAGCTCAGCAGGGAATCTGGGGCTGGAGAGCTGTGAAGGAAGATTAGAAGTTGTgctaaatactttttttgtaaGAGGGACCAAGCTGTGAACATCTGGGGAAACTCATTGTTCCAAAGTGTGTCACACAAAACAATGCTTCATCTCTGTGCACAAGTACTTTACGTGCAAAGCACAAGTCAAGAACTGAAGGGTCAAATTAATTTGATGGCTGGTAAACTCAGTTTGACTTCCTGTTTATGGTGTGTTGACAGATTCTGGCACTTCCCAGCCTGTCTTGTGACATTTGGGAATTGCTCATGGCTCACTGGCTCTTGTGACACttctgccagagcagctgtggtgaggctgttggcagctcctgcagcagcaggcagctgtggctgggcagcACGCTGTGCTGGCAGAAGGGTGCCTTTCCATGGCTGCTGGTCCCAGCTGCCCGTGGTGTTTTGCAGAGGCGCTGTGTGAGACCTGTCCCTGGGAGTGTTACGTCTTTGCCCTCATCATCTTCATAACCATGACGAACCAGATCCACAAGTGGTCCCACACGTACTTTGGCCTTCCACGCTGGGTCATATTCCTCCAGGACTGGCACATCATCCTGCCCCGGAAGCACCACAGGATCCACCACGTGTCCCCACACGAGACCTACTTCTGCATCACCACGGGTACTGCGCCCTGCAGGGCCCCTGCCAGGACACTGTGAGAcactgcagagccaggcagccCACTGTGCTCTCACAGGCTCTTGGCAAAACTGCACAGCAAGTGTGGGGCAAGACTTGTCACCAGCTGCAGGAACTCGGAGCCCGAGGGAGCAGTCAGTGGTGCTGAGATCTGATTGCCTGCGGTCTTGAGCTCAGGCCACTAATGGGGTTTGTTAACTAAAGCTGCTCTTCCTTCAGAAGAGCAGAATGTCTGCAGCTGGCCTGGAATGCTCATTTCTAAAAGCCAGGCTTCTGGATTTTCAGCATCCACTCATTCTGACTCAGAGGTGGACAGCTTTGCAGAGAGCTTTAGCTTCCTTTTATTATCTGTACAGGTGGGAATGCTCAGTCACCAGTGTTGCACAATCCTAAATAAGTTATCAAGTTAATCAGACAGCTGGAATTAAACCACTCTGGTTCTTCATTCTGTCATTGGCTTCGACAAACGGTTCATGTGGGTTTTGAAACCTctgccaagaaaaaaatctaattctCATTAGCAGAATGTCATGTAGAAACATGGTACAATTAAGAAGCCTGACTTGACAGATGGTAGCAAAAATCTTGCCACCCAAAGAGCTATTTTTAAGTCCTACTATGTGCTGAGAGTTTAAGCCTGACCATTATTAGCAGTATTGGGcgggttgcttttttttctcattaaaaaaacgCTGAACTTTGGACGCTATGACAAACTaatcctctttttcctttgcaatcCCTTAGGTTGGCTGAATTATCCGTTAGAGAAGATAAGATTTTGGAGATGTTTGGAGAACATCATCCAAGGACTTACTGGGGAGAAGCCAAGAGCAGATGACATGAAATGGGCTCAGAAAATCAAATAACTTCTGCCAGCCTTCTGCAATCCTTAACTTGTTGCcaatgttgtttttaaaaaaaaaaaaaaaaaaataaagccatcaGCCAAATTCAAGACCTGCAAAGAAATAACAGACTCTAAAGCACAAACTAAAAAGTGCTAACACAGACTGCAATGAAAAGAACTAATTCTTAAAACAATACTTGAAATGAAGATGATTACTCTCACTGAGCACCTTTCTGTGTAGCCATGTCTGCTTACACCTTAGACCTTGCTTCGTCGCTGTATCCGTGAGGTACCGGGCACGCCAGAGGCAGCACAGGCGCTCCAGGGGCACGTGGGGCGGAGGAAACGTGTGTTGTATCAACATTTCTGAACGCctcccagcagcctgctgcCTACAGGGAGAGCAGTGACAGGTTTGTCACTTGGTGTTGGAGTGCAAGGGCACTGCGTGAGAGCAGTGGGGGAGCAATGGAAGCCTATAAATCATGACTGCTCAATGCACTCGGTGATTGATCCACGTACAGCTCTGTCTTCACTATCATGTTCAGCCTGATTGATGCCATGTGGAACAGACTTGGAGAATCCCGCTCCTCCAGGGGCCACCAATCCTCAAGTGTCTTCAGTTTCCCTTAAAACAAAATTGTTCTACTCTCCACATGGAATTGAGCAGTTTCTGCATAAGCCTTCAACTTCAGGAGCCTCTGAGGAGAGGGAGGGCACCCTACAACACATGTGTCTGTTTGTGTGGAGTGCTCACTGCTGAGTCTTCTATTAAGTGTTTCCTACCCTGACAATAAATGTTTGAAATAGTTCTAGCATTGGGCACACTGCAAATAGCTGTATTCAAGAGCTCAAGGTATCAAACTCGTAATGTTAGAAGGGAAATGTCAATGACTggtgttttgttctttttattttttttaaggtgctTGCTTGTTTCTGTAAATAATATAAAGCCTTAATCTCTTCTGGTGTAatggaataatattttaatgtgatGTTTGaatgtatataatatatttataacaAAGCATTGGATTAGTATTGGATAATACTAATCATGTTCAAGTCTTGTTGCTGTGTTTCATTGCTGCACTGGCAGCACTTAGTGCAAGAGCTGGATCAGTGGTTGCACAACACCTTGTGCAGTCCCACCTGAGGCACCTGGCAGCCTGTCACAGCTTGCTTGGGTTGGAGTGATCATCTGCCAGCGTTTTAGGAGCCTGGCACTATGTTATACCAGACTTCTACACCTTTGGAGAAGTGTAAGTAACTGATTCTGCTCTGGATGCAGAGGAGTAACCCCAACTGAACTGGGGTGCAGAAGTTTCTCTAAAAACATCCAGCAGGCACTTTATCAAGTTAATGTGATCTGGATCTTGTTCGATTCTTGCCTGACTGAAAGCTTAGTGATGATCAGATGTGAGAGATGTGAGGTGTGCTCCCTCCTCCAGCTGTAGGTTGTGTTAAATTCAAACTGCCTCTTCCTGAAGAGCAGGGTAAGATGGTTTTGAGTCATAGGCTTAGACTGACCTTGATCTCCACTCCTGCAGATATGGTGGATGGATTCTGAATGAGTTGGCAACTCTCCTTCAGTGGGAGTGCTGAATGCAGATGCTTCTGAGCTGGGTTCTGCAGATTAAAATCTCAGTTGGTACCTTGgtcacaaaatatttcatgtaaGTGTTCAGACCCTTGGAGAACTTTATGCCATTACTTGAAACTTTTCTGTTCCCATTGCCACAGTCACTAGCAGGTCTCCGTGCAGCTTTGACATTAAAGAATCTTCCACTTCAGCAGGAGTCCCAAAATGCCTTCAGTTGGTTCTGGAGAGCTCTGGACAGAACTGGGTGGGTGTTCAGGGCTCCTGTGTAAACCAGCCTGAAGCACTGGGTCCTCTGTGAGCTCTTTTTGCTGCAGGTTTAAATGCCAAGTGAGCAGCAGTGGTGCAGTGGATGGAACAAATGGATTTGGGACACAGAAATCACCAGACTTTGTACTTCCAAAGTGTTGTTTGGGGCATTGCTGCTGCCCAAACCTCTCTTGGCCGCTGTTGCCTTACTGGAAACAAATCTGAGCTACTCATACTGGTGGCTGCTGGGACTATTTATCTGTTAATCTTGCTTAATTATGAGAAACTAGGACAGAGTTAATCTGCAGATGCATTGTCCACGTggatgctgtgctgggctccgggggcagccctggctctgtgaCCCCACACCCGACGTGGCTGCGACTCCATGGTCCCTGTTCCACCCTTCAAAGACGTGGATGCTCCCACAAAATCAACATGGCAATTCTGGAGCAAAAGGCTGCCTGGATCCTTCTTAACAGCTGTAAATCTGGCTTAAGAAAATTTGTCTTAAGTTGATTAGGAACAGATTAGAGCTGAAGCAGAATAAGGCACTCCTGTTAAACTCCTAAGGGGCGGATGGCCTGCATTTCAGTTCAATGCTTTTAAAAGCTCTGATTTCAGTCTCACCTCCACGGAGAACTCTGGTCACACTCCTGCCCTCTGGACCCTCAGAAGGACTCTCAGGCCGCCAGCTTTTGCCAGGGATGCAGTTGCCCTCCATGAGTGGATCTTGTGGTCAGGAGGGCcttggaggagcagctgtgatCCCTTATGTgcatcccaggagcagctgtgatccctgcatccatcccagGAGTAGGAGTGATCCCTTATGTGCATCCCAGGAGCAGGAGTGATCCCTACATCCATCCCAGGAGTGATCCCTGCGTCCATCCCAGGAGTgatccctgcatccatcccagCAGTgatccctgcatccatcccagGAGCAGGGGTGATCCCTATGTACATCCCAGGAGTGATCCCTGCATCCGTCCCAGGAGCAGGGGTGATCCCTATGTACATCCCAGCAGTgatccctgcatccatcccagGAGCAGGGGTGATCCCTGCGTCCATCCCAGGAGTGATCCCTGCATCCGTCCCAGGAGTGATCCCTGCATCCGTCCCAGGAGCAGGGGTGCTCTGCACTGCAGAAGCccccccaggcagggctgtctGGGGACACAGCCGCACAGGGAAGTGTTGTGCTGTAGTAAACTGAGGAAAATCACTGCAGAGTGCCTCAAAATTGGAGGGTTTGGCTCAGGTGTGGTGCCTGTCTCTGCGGTCCCATGAGTTAGCAGTGTAAAAGGGGGGCAGTGCTGGTTGCAGGGGTGTGGAAGGAGTCACCCCGGAGCTCTTGGGGAGCCATCCTGCTGGGGCAGGCGGCTGCgcctgctgagctgggctctcGTGCCCTCtagctgcttctcctgctgccttttcctcgcctttccctgctgctttgtcctgcctcttcctgctgcctttttccttcctgctgcctcGAGCCGGCCCGTGCTGAGCGTGGCTGGGAGGAAATGGTTTTGGGTAAATAAATCCTGCCAGTGCGAGCAGCCTTGCTGCCTTAAAGCGGCTTCAGGGGCCACTGATGGCTCCCGTGGCTGCCAAGGCTGAGCCTGGGAGGGCTCACTGCCATGGGTCTCCAAGCAATAATAATTTAACTTCGGAATTATTCTGGCTGCTTTCAGAGGCTGTTTTGGGGCTCCGTTTTCTCAGCGCGTGATAAAGCGAAGTGAAGCAGAACTCATTTCCTTCccatttcttttcactttttttttcgTGTTATGCAGGAAGGGGAGCGGGCCGGGGGAAGCTGGGCCGCAGTGTAAGGGGTGCTACACGCCCGCCACGGCGCtgg
Protein-coding sequences here:
- the PEDS1 gene encoding plasmanylethanolamine desaturase isoform X2, which encodes MCFQYLVVSSRSAEPSLHIQGNSCTRKRLQEWISVILCFSLICFNFYNLLLYLRLEHTPSVLVGIFAGVITADFLSGLFHWGADTWGSVELPIVGKAFIRPFREHHIDPTAITRHDFIETNGDNCFMTLVPLANMAYKFVSFSPEALCETCPWECYVFALIIFITMTNQIHKWSHTYFGLPRWVIFLQDWHIILPRKHHRIHHVSPHETYFCITTGWLNYPLEKIRFWRCLENIIQGLTGEKPRADDMKWAQKIK
- the PEDS1 gene encoding plasmanylethanolamine desaturase isoform X1, whose translation is MAQSGPGAAAPRDQAAEEPEGGGRRWGAQHAGARELAELYSPGKRLQEWISVILCFSLICFNFYNLLLYLRLEHTPSVLVGIFAGVITADFLSGLFHWGADTWGSVELPIVGKAFIRPFREHHIDPTAITRHDFIETNGDNCFMTLVPLANMAYKFVSFSPEALCETCPWECYVFALIIFITMTNQIHKWSHTYFGLPRWVIFLQDWHIILPRKHHRIHHVSPHETYFCITTGWLNYPLEKIRFWRCLENIIQGLTGEKPRADDMKWAQKIK